A genomic window from Osmerus eperlanus chromosome 5, fOsmEpe2.1, whole genome shotgun sequence includes:
- the LOC134020679 gene encoding P2Y purinoceptor 1-like encodes MPAVFLVVLILGLPLNILSLWIFYHRLRRWTRSSVLLFNLALADTFWLLALPVLIYYHLDHVRWGLGRPLCKAMRLFYHNYFYLSIYFVACISVDRYLAIVHPLRSLVLLGRRQTYLLCVTVWVVTVALSSPVVNMSTTQLCPRDNRTICTLYLLLENTVETMPYSLCCTCTGFLFPLVSICYCCLRSLKELRSRPHHPHRHNRGRRLRRVLSAVLILFALFYLPYHLTRNAAIILRMVYPNDPTSWRSVDMAFSLEMCLCSLNTCINPLFSCFVGRQFRKEFLDTFCSLCHKRPRPGVVTTSQLHKQGQGTMGHGMNVVTPL; translated from the coding sequence ATGCCGGCCGTCTTCCTGGTGGTGCTGATCTTGGGTCTACCTCTCAACATCCTCTCCCTCTGGATCTTCTACCACCGTCTGCGGCGTTGGACCCGCAGTAGCGTTCTCCTTTTCAACCTGGCTCTGGCCGACACCTTCTGGCTGCTGGCCCTACCCGTCCTCATCTACTACCACCTGGACCACGTCCGCTGGGGCCTGGGCCGACCCCTCTGCAAGGCCATGCGGCTGTTTTACCACAACTACTTTTACCTCAGCATCTACTTTGTGGCCTGCATAAGTGTGGATCGCTACTTGGCCATAGTGCACCCTCTGCGCTCCTTGGTCTTACTGGGCCGCCGGCAGACCTATCTGCTCTGTGTGACGGTGTGGGTAGTCACCGTGGCGCTCAGCTCGCCGGTGGTCAACATGTCGACCACCCAGCTGTGTCCTAGGGACAACCGCACCATCTGTACCCTGTACCTGCTGCTGGAGAACACCGTGGAGACCATGCCCTACTCCCTCTGCTGTACCTGCACCGGGTTCCTGTTCCCCCTGGTCtccatctgctactgctgcCTGCGCAGTTTGAAGGAGCTTCGTAGCCGTCCGCACCACCCCCATCGGCACAACAGGGGGCGCCGTCTCAGGCGAGTGCTGAGTGCCGTGTTGATTCTTTTCGCCTTGTTCTACCTGCCGTACCACCTGACCCGAAACGCCGCCATCATCTTGCGGATGGTGTACCCAAACGACCCTACTTCCTGGCGGTCCGTGGACATGGCTTTCTCCCTGGAGATGTGCCTGTGTAGCCTTAACACCTGCATCAATCCGCTGTTCAGCTGCTTTGTGGGTCGCCAGTTCAGGAAGGAGTTCCTGGACACGTTTTGTAGTCTCTGTCACAAGCGTCCGCGACCAGGCGTGGTGACAACCTCACAACTGCACAAGCAAGGGCAGGGAACCATGGGACATGGGATGAATGTTGTCACCCCATTGTAG